One window of Aspergillus oryzae RIB40 DNA, chromosome 3 genomic DNA carries:
- a CDS encoding clathrin heavy chain (vesicle coat protein clathrin, heavy chain), protein MAPLPIKFTELINPASIGFNSCTLESDHYVCVRQKLNEEDKPQVIIINLKNNNEILKRPINADSAIMHWTKNIIALKAQGRTIQIFDLGAKQKLKSAVMNEDVVYWKWFSDKCLGLVTDSSVYHWDVFDPTQSQPLKIFDRLPNLSGCQIINYRVNDDEKWMVVVGISQQQGRVVGSMQLYSKERGISQFIEGHAAAFASIRVEGSPLEHKLFTFAVRTQTGAKLQIAEIDHQDPNPRFQKKAVEVYFPQEAVNDFPVAMQVSRKYDVVYLVTKYGFIHLYDLETGTCIFMNRISSETIFTTAPDSDSAGLVGVNRKGQVLSVSVDENTIVQYLMENPAMSGLAVRLASKAGLAGADHLYQQQFDNLLAQGNYSEAAKIAANSPRGFLRTPETINRFKNAPQTGQQMSVILQYFGMLLDKGSLNKYESVELVRPVLQQNRKHLLEKWMREEKLEGSEELGDIVRPYDMNLALQIYLQANVPHKVIAGFAETGQFDKILAYSKQVGYQPDYTQLLQHIVRVNPEKGAEFAAQLANEESGALIDLDRVVDVFLSQNMIQQATSFLLDALKDNKPEHGHLQTRLLEMNLVNAPQVADAILGNEIFTHYDRPRISQLCENAGLIQRALENTDDPTAIKRNIVRTDKLSPEWLMNYFGRLSVEQTLDCMDTMLQVNIRQNLQAVVQLATKFSDLLGPGSLISLFEKYRTAEGLYYYLGSIVNLSEDPEVHFKYIEAATAMGQVTEVERICRESNYYNPEKVKNFLKEAKLTEQLPLIIVCDRFNFIHDLVLYLYQNQQYKSIEVYVQRVNPSRAPAVVGGLLDVDCEESIIKNLLSTVDPAVIPIDELVNEVESRNRLKLLLPFLEATLATGNQQQAVYNALAKIYIDSNNDPEKFLKENDMYDTLTVGKYCEKRDPNLAYIAYRKGQNDLELINITNENAMYRAQARYLVERADPEIWSFVLSENNVHRRSMVDQVIATAVPESTEPDKVSVAVKAFLEADLPGELIELLEKIILEPSPFSDNGSLQNLLMLTAAKADKGRLMDYIHQLNEFSPDEIAEMCISVGLYEEAFEIYKKVNNYIAAVNVLVENIVSIDRAQEFAERVELPDVWSKVAKAQLDGLRVSDSIESYIRASDPSNYLEVIETATHAGKDEDLVKYLKMARKTLREPPIDTALAFAYARLDQLSELEDFLRSTNVADVETSGDKAYEEGYHEAAKIFYTSISNWAKLATTLVHLEDYQAAVECARKANSVKVWKQVNEACVNKKEFRLAQICGLNLIVHAEELQDLVRQYERNGYFDELISVLEAGLGLERAHMGMFTELGIALSKYHPDRVMEHLKLFWSRINIPKMIRACEDANLWPELVFLYCHYDEWDNAALAMMERAADAWEHHSFKDIIVKVANLEIYYRALNFYLQEQPLLLTDLLQVLTARIDVNRVVRIFQSSDNIPLIKPFLLNVQTQNKRAVNDAINDLLIEEEDYKTLRDSVDNYDNFDAVELAQRLEKHELIFFRQIAANIYRNNKRWEKSITLSKQDKLYKDAIETAALSGKAEVVEELLRYFVDIGSRECYVGMLYACYDLIRPDVIMEVSWRHGLHDFTMPYMINFLCEQTRTIEMLKKDNEERKKREVTQKTEEDNTPILGGSRLMLTQGPAAPVPSPMPYQQTNGITPQATGFRPF, encoded by the exons ATGGCTCCTCTCCCCATCAAGTTTACGGAGCTTATTAAT CCGGCATCTATCGGGTTCAACTCATGT ACTCTAGAATCGGATCACTATGTCTGCGTTCGGCAAAAGctcaatgaagaagataaaccTCAAgttatcatcatcaacttaaagaataacaatgaaATCCTCAAACGGCCAATTAACGCCGATAGTGCTATCATGCACTGGACCAAAAACATCATCGCTTTGAAGGCTCAAGGCCGCACAATCCAAATCTTCGATCTTGGGGCGAAACAGAAGCTGAAGTCAGCGGTGATGAATGAGGATGTTGTTTACTGGAAGTGGTTCAGCGACAAGTGCCTGGGTCTGGTAACGGACTCGTCCGTTTACCACTGGGATGTCTTCGACCCTACACAGTCTCAGCCACTCAAGATCTTCGACCGACTCCCTAACTTGAGC GGGTGCCAAATTATCAACTATCGCGTTAACGATGATGAGAAATGGATGGTAGTAGTTGGAATCAGCCAGCAGCAGGGGCGTGTTGTGGGCTCGATGCAGCTGTACTCTAAGGAACGTGGGATCTCGCAATTCATCGAAGGACATGCTGCCGCCTTCGCTTCGATTCGAGTCGAGGGTTCTCCTTTGGAACATAAGCTCTTCACCTTTGCCGTTCGGACCCAGACCGGTGCCAAGTTACAGATCGCCGAGATTGACCACCAAGATCCGAACCCCCgattccagaagaaggcTGTCGAGGTGTATTTCCCTCAAGAGGCTGTCAATGATTTCCCGGTGGCGATGCAAGTATCTCGGAAGTACGATGTCGTGTATCTTGTCACCAAGTATGGCTTCATTCATCTCTATGATCTCGAGACTGGCACCTGCATTTTCATGAACCGGATCTCCAGCGAGACCATTTTCACTACCGCGCCCGACTCAGATTCGGCTGGCTTGGTTGGTGTGAACCGCAAGGGTCAGGTTCTGTCCGTCAGCGTTGATGAGAACACGATTGTTCAGTACTTGATGGAGAACCCTGCTATGTCTGGGCTTGCAGTGAGGCTTGCCTCCAAGGCTGGACTTGCCGGTGCGGACCATCTCTACCAGCAACAGTTTGACAACCTCCTTGCCCAGGGCAACTACTCTGAGGCTGCTAAGATCGCCGCAAACTCGCCCCGCGGATTCCTTCGCACTCCGGAAACCATCAACCGCTTCAAGAATGCTCCTCAAACCGGGCAGCAAATGTCTGTTATCCTCCAGTACTTTGGAATGCTTTTGGACAAGGGATCTCTGAACAAATACGAGAGTGTTGAGCTCGTCCGCCCCGTCTTGCAGCAAAACCGGAAGCACCTCCTTGAGAAGTGGATGCGTGAAGAAAAGCTGGAGGGCTCCGAGGaacttggagatattgttCGACCCTATGACATGAACCTTGCTCTGCAGATTTACTTGCAAGCCAATGTTCCTCACAAGGTCATCGCTGGCTTTGCAGAGACTGGGCAATTCGATAAGATTCTCGCGTACTCCAAGCAGGTCGGTTATCAGCCTGACTATACCCAGCTGTTGCAGCATATTGTGCGTGTGAACCCTGAGAAGGGTGCCGAATTTGCTGCTCAGCTCGCCAACGAGGAATCTGGTGCACTGATCGACCTGGATCGTGTTGTGGACGTATTCTTGTCTCAGAACATGATCCAGCAGGcgacttctttcttgttggaTGCCCTCAAGGATAACAAGCCTGAGCATGGTCATCTGCAGACACGGTTACTTGAGATGAACCTGGTCAACGCCCCTCAAGTGGCTGATGCTATCCTTGGCAACGAGATCTTCACCCACTACGATCGCCCAAGAATTTCCCAGCTGTGCGAGAATGCTGGCCTCATCCAACGCGCCCTGGAGAACACTGATGATCCTACAGCCATCAAGCGTAACATCGTCCGCACCGACAAGCTGAGCCCTGAATGGTTGATGAATTACTTCGGTCGTCTTTCTGTTGAGCAGACTCTCGACTGCATGGATACGATGTTGCAGGTGAACATCCGTCAGAATTTGCAAGCCGTCGTTCAGCTTGCCACCAAGTTCTCCGATCTCCTGGGTCCTGGTAGCCTCATCAGCCTTTTCGAGAAGTACCGTACTGCTGAAGGTCTTTACTACTACCTTGGAAGCATCGTTAACCTTAGCGAGGACCCCGAGGTTCACTTCAAGTACATCGAAGCTGCTACTGCCATGGGCCAGGTCACTGAGGTTGAGCGTATTTGCCGTGAGAGCAACTACTACAACCCCGAAAAGGTGAAGAACTTCCTAAAGGAGGCCAAGTTGACGGAACAGCTCCCACTGATCATTGTCTGCGATCGATTCAACTTTATCCACGACCTCGTTCTCTATCTCTACCAGAACCAGCAGTACAAGTCTATTGAGGTCTACGTACAGCGTGTCAACCCTTCCCGTGCTCCGGCAGTGGTTGGAGGGTTACTGGACGTTGATTGCGAAGAGAGCATTATCAAGAACCTTCTCTCTACGGTAGATCCAGCCGTTATCCcgattgatgagcttgtcaACGAGGTGGAGAGTCGGAATAGGCTCAAGCTGCTCTTGCCTTTCCTCGAGGCTACTCTCGCCACCGGTAATCAGCAACAGGCTGTGTACAATGCTCTTGCGAAGATCTATATCGATAGCAATAACGACCCCGAGAAGTTCCTCAAGGAGAACGATATGTATGACACACTGACTGTCGGCAAGTACTGTGAGAAGCGCGACCCGAACCTGGCCTATATCGCGTATAGGAAAGGTCAAAATGACTTGgagctcatcaacatcaccaacGAGAACGCCATGTATCGTGCCCAGGCACGCTACCTCGTTGAGAGGGCTGATCCGGAAATCTGGTCCTTCGTCTTGAGTGAAAACAATGTTCACCGTAGGTCCATGGTTGACCAGGTCATCGCAACTGCAGTGCCTGAATCGACGGAACCTGACAAGGTGTCTGTTGCTGTTAAGGCCTTCCTTGAAGCCGACCTGCCTGGCGAGCTTATCGAGCTGCTAGAGAAGATTATCCTTGAGCCATCACCTTTCAGTGACAATGGCAGCTTGCAGAACCTGCTTATGCTCACCGCTGCCAAGGCTGACAAGGGCCGCCTGATGGACTATATTCATCAGCTCAACGAATTCAGCCCTGATGAAATTGCGGAAATGTGTATCTCGGTTGGCTTGTATGAGGAGGCTTTCGAAATTTACAAGAAGGTCAACAACTACATTGCCGCCGTCAATGTCCTTGTTGAGAACATTGTTAGCATTGATCGTGCCCAAGAGTTTGCTGAGCGTGTTGAGTTGCCGGATGTATGGAGCAAGGTTGCCAAGGCACAACTAGACGGTCTTCGTGTGTCTGACTCGATCGAGTCGTACATCCGTGCTAGTGACCCTTCGAACTACCTTGAGGTCATTGAAACCGCAACCCACGCTGGcaaggatgaggatctcgTTAAGTATCTCAAGATGGCACGCAAGACTTTGCGGGAGCCCCCTATTGACACTGCTTTGGCCTTCGCCTACGCCAGACTCGATCAACTCTCAGAACTTGAGGACTTCTTGCGGTCGACCAATGTTGCGGATGTTGAGACATCTGGTGACAAGGCCTACGAGGAAGGCTACCATGAAGCTGCCAAGATCTTCTACACTAGCATCTCGAACTGGGCCAAGCTTGCCACAACCTTGGTACACTTGGAAGACTACCAAGCTGCGGTGGAATGTGCCCGCAAGGCCAACAGTGTCAAGGTCTGGAAGCAGGTCAACGAAGCATGCGTCAACAAGAAGGAGTTCCGTCTTGCCCAGATCTGTGGTCTCAATCTCATCGTCCAtgctgaggagctgcaggaTCTTGTTCGCCAATACGAACGCAACGGTTACTTCGATGAACTTATCTCTGTTCTGGAGGCTGGCTTGGGCTTGGAGAGGGCCCACATGGGTATGTTCACTGAGTTGGGTATTGCGCTCTCCAAGTACCACCCTGATCGGGTCATGGAGCACCTCAAACTCTTCTGGTCCCGTATCAATATCCCCAAGATGATCCGGGCTTGCGAGGATGCCAACCTCTGGCCAGAGCTGGTGTTCTTGTACTGCCACTATGATGAGTGGGATAACGCCGCATTGGCAATGATGGAGCGTGCTGCCGACGCTTGGGAACATCACTCattcaaggatatcatcgtcAAGGTCGCTAATCTTGAGATTTACTATCGTGCTCTCAACTTCTACCTGCAAGAGCAGCCTCTGCTTCTTACCGATCTGCTCCAGGTTTTGACCGCCAGGATTGACGTCAATCGTGTTGTTCGCATTTTCCAGTCCTCAGATAACATACCCTTGATCAAGCCCTTCCTCCTGAACGTCCAGACCCAAAACAAGAGGGCAGTGAACGATGCCATCAATGACCTCTTgatcgaggaggaagattaCAAGACCCTGCGCGACTCAGTGGACAACTACGATAACTTCGACGCCGTGGAACTGGCTCAGCGTCTGGAGAAGCACGAactgatcttcttccgtcAGATTGCTGCGAACATCTACCGCAATAATAAGCGTTGGGAGAAGTCGATTACACTTTCGAAGCAGGACAAGCTCTACAAGGATGCAATTGAGACCGCGGCGCTCTCGGGCAAGGctgaggtggtggaggagctCCTTCGCTAC TTTGTGGACATTGGCAGCAGGGAATGCTACGTTGGTATGCTGTATGCCTGCTACGACCTTATCCGTCCCGATGTGATCATGGAGGTCTCGTGGCGCCACGGCCTTCACGATTTCACCATGCCCTACATGATCAACTTCCTGTGCGAGCAGACGCGTACGATCGAGATGCTCAAGAAGGACAACGAGGAGCGCAAGAAGCGCGAAGTCACACAGAAGACCGAAGAGGACAACACACCGATCCTGGGTGGCTCGCGGCTGATGTTGACCCAGGGTCCAGCGGCGCCCGTGCCAAGTCCTATGCCGTATCAACAGACCAACGGGATCACGCCGCAGGCCACCGGCTTCCGCCCGTTCTAG
- a CDS encoding uncharacterized protein (predicted protein): protein MAADQETFSIALERQKGVYPFTSPQAVLSLPPDNQLQGRSRIQSFYFTLGQGAAVGSVSRRCYLQCRPRSIKERHTDLKVAYTPLSSNIVQFCSEIDPEKVACEVDTSEVLND from the exons ATGGCGGCTGATCAGGAGACTTTCAGCATTGCCCTCG AACGACAGAAGGGAGTGTACCCTTTTACCTCACCACAGGCTGTGCTGTCTTTGCCGCCAGATAATCAACTTCAAGGACGCAGTCGGATCCAAAGTTTTTATTTTACCCTTGGTCAAGGCGCAGCAGTTGGGTCAGTATCGAGGCGGTGCTACTTACAGTGTAGGCCACGGTCGATCAAAGAACGACATACGGACCTCAAAGTAGCATATACACCTCTTTCTTCCAACATCGTCCAATTCTG TTCCGAGATTGACCCAGAGAAAGTTGCATGTGAAGTTGACACTAGTGAGGTTCTTAATGACTAA
- a CDS encoding phosphoribosylaminoimidazolecarboxamide formyltransferase/IMP cyclohydrolase (AICAR transformylase/IMP cyclohydrolase/methylglyoxal synthase) has translation MSQQKSAILSVYDKTGLLDLAKGLAKNNVRLLASGGTARMIREAGFPVEDVSAITHAPEMLGGRVKTLHPAVHGGILARDIESDEKDLADQKIAKVDFVVCNLYPFKETVNKVNVTIEEAVEEIDIGGVTLLRAAAKNHARVTILSDPQDYPEFLKELDAGEITESSRKLYALKAFEHTADYDTAISGFFRKQYAGNGEQHIALRYGTNPHQKPASAYMLQGKLPFKALNGSPGYVNLLDALNAWALVKELKQALGYPAAASFKHVSPAGAAVGVPLNEKERKVYMVDDIAGIETSGLAQAYARARGADRMSSFGDILALSDVVDVPTAKIISREVSDGVIAAGYSPEALEILSKKKGGKYLVLQMDESYVPPAEETRTLYGVQLSQHRNDVVISPQKTFSTIVTPKDLQSLPDSALRDLTVATIALKYTQSNSVCYALNGQVVGLGAGQQSRIHCTRLAGDKADNWWMRFHDRVLNIKWKKGTKRADKANAIDLLCSGNTPRNDAEKAEYERVFEEVPTPFTQEERESWLEKLSEVAVSSDAFFPFIDNVFRAARSGVKYIAAPSGSQNDGPVFETAEKLGIVFVEQGTRLFHH, from the exons ATGTCTCAACAAAAGTCAG CTATCCTCTCCGTCTATGACAAGACCGGACTGCTTGACCTGGCCAAGGGCCTGGCCAAGAACAATGTCCGTCTGCTCGCCTCCGGTGGCACTGCCAGGATGATCCGTGAGGCAGGATTCCCTGTCGA GGACGTCTCTGCTATCACCCATGCTCCCGAAATGCTTGGTGGCCGTGTCAAGACCCTCCACCCCGCTGTCCACGGTGGTATCCTCGCTCGCGACATTGAGTCCGATGAGAAGGATCTGGCCGACCAGAAGATCGCGAAGGTCGATTTTGTTGTTTGCAACCTTTACCCCTTCAAGGAGACCGTCAACAAGGTCAATGTCACTATCGAAGAGGCCGTCGAGGAGATCGATATCGGCGGTGTGACCCTCCTCCGTGCTGCGGCCAAGAACCACGCTCGCGTCACCATCCTTTCCGACCCTCAGGACTACCCTGAGTTCCTCAAGGAGCTCGATGCCGGCGAGATTACCGAGTCCAGCCGGAAGTTGTATGCCCTCAAGGCCTTCGAGCACACCGCAGACTACGACACTGCCATCTCTGGTTTCTTCCGTAAGCAGTATGCGGGCAACGGTGAGCAACACATTGCTCTGCGTTACGGTACCAACCCCCACCAGAAGCCTGCTTCGGCATACATGCTCCAGGGCAAGCTTCCATTCAAGGCCCTGAACGGCTCTCCCGGTTACGTCAACCTGCTTGACGCTCTCAATGCCTGGGCTTTGGTCAAGGAGCTCAAACAGGCACTGGGCTACCCCGCTGCGGCTAGCTTCAAGCATGTTTCCCCCGCTGGTGCTGCCGTCGGTGTGCCCCTGAACGAGAAGGAGCGTAAGGTCTACATGGTTGATGATATCGCTGGTATCGAGACTTCTGGTCTGGCTCAGGCTTATGCTCGTGCCCGTGGTGCCGACCGCATGTCCAGCTTCGGTGACATCCTCGCTCTCAGTGACGTTGTTGATGTACCCACTGCCAAGATCATCTCGCGTGAGGTTTCGGACGGTGTCATCGCCGCAGGCTACTCTCCTGAGGCTCTTGAGAtcctctccaagaagaagggtggcAAGTACCTCGTGCTCCAGATGGACGAGTCCTACGTTCCTCCAGCCGAGGAGACCCGTACTTTGTACGGTGTTCAGCTCTCTCAGCACCGCAACGATGTGGTGATCTCTCCCCAGAAGACCTTCAGCACCATCGTGACTCCTAAGGACCTCCAGAGCCTTCCTGACTCTGCTTTGCGGGATCTCACTGTAGCCACCATCGCTCTGAAGTACACTCAGTCCAACTCTGTCTGCTACGCCCTCAACGGCCAGGTTGTGGGTCTGGGTGCTGGCCAGCAGAGCCGTATCCACTGCACTCGCTTGGCCGGTGACAAGGCTGATAACTGGTGGATGCGCTTCCACGACCGTGTCCTCAACATTAAATGGAAGAAGGGCACTAAGCGTGCTGACAAGGCCAACGCCATTGACTTGCTCTGCTCGGGTAACACCCCTCGCAACGATGCAGAGAAGGCCGAGTACGAGCGTGTCTTCGAAGAAGTCCCTACTCCATTCACTCAGGAGGAGCGGGAATCCTGGCTCGAGAAGCTGAGCGAGGTTGCCGTCTCGTCCGATGCTTTC TTCCCTTTCATCGACAATGTTTTCCGCGCAGCCCGCTCCGGCGTTAAATACATCGCTGCTCCCAGCGGTAGCCAGAACGATGGCCCTGTCTTCGAGACTGCGGAGAAGCTTGGCATTGTTTTCGTCGAGCAGGGTACTCGTCTCTTCCACCACTAG
- a CDS encoding uncharacterized protein (predicted protein), with amino-acid sequence MMVKTSLFLFIISGGSCSALSLCAGRQFCSWMGPVQSASEPKEEAHVAAIELPRQQVHLSRLPNTDKVIREKPSHSETFSSHDTDRRQTDVLHGLDEKTTRHDRIWASRPGNRAMSSLDWATRWEKAIDCLSSKELENVDMYEMDELALAAFWDRVWGCYVPYAGGRDE; translated from the exons ATGATGGTCAAGACCTCGTTGTTTTTATTCATAATATCGGGCGGCAGCTGCAGCGCCTTGAGTCTCTGCGCAGGACGGCAATTTTGCTCCTGGATGGGGCCGGTACAAAGCGCATCAGAGCCTAAGGAGGAGGCACATGT TGCTGCCATAGAACTACCAAGGCAGCAGGTGCACCTTTCCAGACTCCCCAATACAGATAAGGTTATCCGGGAGAAACCTTCGCATAGTGAAACATTCTCTTCGCATGACACAGACAGGCGCCAAACCGACGTGCTACACGGCTTAGACGAGAAGACTACTCGCCATGACCGTATTTGGGCTTCGAG ACCGGGGAACCGGGCGATGTCCAGTTTGGACTGGGCTACTAGATGGGAGAAAGCAATAGACTGCCTTTCGTCAAAGGAGCTTGAGAATGTGGATATGTATGAAATGGATGAGCTTGCCCTTGCAGCCTTCTGGGACCGGGTGTGGGGATGCTATGTACCATATGCAGGTGGACGTGACGAATGA
- a CDS encoding INSIG family protein (predicted protein) — MSDNPTILRPRPRRVFDLTPASTESSEPSSPAEPVNPDFLNPKDAGSTSVSRTGSIMNLTTPTLYGIYSPTAFEDSRDESSPWGTEAQTPAVEKPNPLTVPEKPDRFTLKRTRSRLSHGLFMGVILPQALKAALLFSFGIVYGIITIHLHENHWITPVKLENTHYYGSWEYLGFWGVAGVVLGNVLPGLDLFSEDVTVDYAKQPSRSSNDEENEERTLSWVAAVRSVGAFVGVAFAMRRTPWQSTTQASATLALANPVLWYLIDRTRTGFFMSTIVGVGGMGIVLALRPDLVPPSTGASASAIPALNSTLRDLGFGTGITQESLAVRTWVASVLFSACVCFGNIGRQLAIFARRESLQA, encoded by the exons ATGTCTGACAACCCAACGATTCTCCGACCCCGTCCACGACGGGTGTTTGACCTCACTCCAGCCTCGACCGAATCATCCGAACCCTCGAGCCCTGCGGAACCCGTCAACCCAGACTTTTTAAACCCTAAGGATGCCGGGTCTACCAGCGTCAGTCGGACTGGTTCGATCATGAATTTGACGACCCCGACGCTTTATGGTATCTATTCGCCGACGGCATTCGAGGATTCCCGGGACGAATCCAGTCCTTGGGGAACGGAAGCTCAGACGCCAGCCGTCGAAAAACCAAACCCCCTCACAGTACCGGAAAAGCCAGATCGATTCACCCTCAAGAGAACCCGGTCACGACTCAGTCACGGGCTATTCATGGGTGTGATCCTGCCCCAAGCACTCAAGGCCGCCCTCTTGTTCAGCTTTGGCATTGTCTACGGGATCATTACAATTCACTTACACGAAAACCATTGGATTACACCGGTGAAGTTGGAGAACACCCACTACTACGGGTCATGGGAATACCTGGGATTCTGGGGTGTGGCCGGAGTCGTTTTGGGGAATGTGCTTCCTGgccttgatcttttctccgAAGACGTTACGGTTGACTACGCCAAGCAGCCGAGTCGGTCAAGCAACGacgaggagaatgaagagcgTACTCTCTCGTGGGTTGCAGCGGTCCGGAGCGTTGGTGCCTTTGTTGGGGTAGCATTTGCTATG CGGAGGACCCCTTGGCAATCGACTACTCAAGCATCGGCAACGCTCGCTCTCGCAAACCCCGTCCTCTGGTATCTTATTGATCGCACTAGGACAGGCTTTTTCATGTCCACCATCGTAGGAGTAGGTGGAATGGGAATCGTCCTGGCACTCAGGCCGGATTTAGTGCCGCCTTCTACGGGGGCATCCGCATCTGCGATTCCCGCTCTCAACAGCACTTTACGGGATCTCGGATTTGGAACGGGTATCACACAAGAGAGCCTTGCAGTCAGGACTTGGGTTGCCAGTGTTTTGTTCAGTGCATGCGTTTGCTTTGGAAACATTGGTCGCCAACTAGCGATTTTTGCGCGCAGGGAATCCCTCCAGGCATAA
- a CDS encoding cell wall mannoprotein 1 family protein (predicted protein), whose translation MEKGGSVFSSRVWGIKRGSNSRFFFGSREARIILSNTQSARRNLTCIQFDLNTMLAKHVLAVLLSVGASAIPFDKRDASAVLADFNTLSTDLSALGSAISSFDGTLNGALGVQQKEGQVETALKQTVSDVKASTAFSAADSTSVTNAVTGLEPSIVNVLNDLVSKKSGFDSVGVTSIVVSDLNSLHDLTGQLSTELQSKVTSGDASTISDEAARLDAEYKKAIAAYS comes from the exons ATGGAGAAGGGGGGTTCTGTCTTCTCATCCAGGGTTTGGGGTATAAAAAGGGGTTCGAATTCccgctttttttttggatcTCGAGAAGCAAGAATCATTCTTTCAAACACACAATCAGCCCGAAGAAACCTTACTTGCATTCAATTTGACCTGAACACAATGCTTGCCAAACACGTCCTTGCTGTCCTTCTGTCTGTTGGCGCTTCCGCCATTCCTTTCGACAAGCGAGATGCATCCGCTGTCCTCGCTGATTTTAACACACTCTCAACCGACCTGTCGGCTCTCGGCTCTGCTATTTCGAGCTTCGATGGAACGCTCAATGGTGCCTTGGGCGTCCAGCAGAAGGAAGGCCAAGTAGAGACGGCGTTGAAGCAAACCGTCAGCGATGTGAAAGCGTCTACTGCGTTCAGTGCTGCTGACAGCACAAGCGTGACCAATGCTGTGACTGGTCTGGAGCCTAGCATTGTGAACGTTCTCAACGATCTCGTTTCCAAG AAATCCGGTTTTGACTCTGTTGGCGTTACCAGCATTGTCGTATCGGATCTCAACTCCCTCCATGATCTTACTGGCCAGCTGTCAACTGAGCTCCAGTCGAAGGTCACTTCGGGTGACGCATCCACTATTTCTGATGAGGCTGCGCGACTTGATGCGGAATACAAGAAGGCCATCGCTGCCTATTCCTAG